TCCAGGACTCGGCGTCCTCGGCGACCCTGGTGGCCACCCTGGCCGCGCTGCACCGCGCCAGCGGGGGTCGCTGGCGCGACACCGGCATCGACCGGCGCTACCGCGCGTACACCTCCATCCACGGGCACTCCTCCATCGAGAAGGCCGCAAGGATCGCCGGGCTGGGTGCCGACGGGGTCCGGCCGATCCAGGTGGACCCGGACACCCAGGCACTGCTGCCGGACGCTCTACGCGCGGCGATCAAGGCCGACCTCGCCGCCGGGGACGTACCCGCCATCGTGGTGGCGACCATCGGCACCACCTCCACCACCGCCGTCGACCCGCTGCCGGAAATCGGGGCGATCTGCGCCGAGTACGGGATCTGGCTGCACGTCGACGCCGCGTACGCGGGCGCTGCCGCCGTCTGCCCCGAGCTGCGGTGGTCGCACGCCGGCCTGGAGTACGCCGACTCGTACTGCTTCGACCCCCACAAGTGGCTGCTCACCGGCTTCGACTGCGACGCGTTCTGGGTGGCCGACCGCGCCGAGCTGATCGAAGCGCTGACCGTACTGCCGGAATTCCTGCGCAACGCGGCCTCCGAGTCCGGTGCGGTGATCGACTACCGGGACTGGCAGGTGCCGCTGGGCCGGCGCTTCCGGGCCTTGAAGCTGTGGTTCGTGTTGCGCTGGTACGGCGCCGAAGGGCTGCGGGCACACATCCGCTCCGGGGTGGCGCTGGCCGGCCGGTTCGCCGAACGGGTCCGCGCCGACGACCGGTTCGAACTGGCGGCGGCACACCCCTTCTCGCTCGTCTGCTTCCGACTGCGCGCCGACGACGACGTCAACGCGGCACTGCTCGCCGGAGTGAACAGCACCGGGCGGGTGCACCTGACGCACACCCGGGTCGCCGGTCGTTACACGCTGCGACTGGCGGTTGGCTCGCCACAAACGACCGAGGTACACATCGACGAGGCCTGGGCACTGCTCGCCAACACGGCCAAAGACCTCCTCACCCCCTGACCTCCCCGCACCCCGCAGCCCGCACCCCGTCCGCGACCGCGACCGCGACCGCGACCGCGTCAAGATCCGAGCAACTTCTCCGAAGTTGCTGCCTCAGACCCGCCGGAGGCAGCAGTTTCCCTGAAGTTGCCCGGATCTTGGCGCCTCAGATGGACGCGGGCCGCCGAACGGCACGAGCGGACTCACCGGCAGGCGCGCGGGTTGGGGCCGGCGCGGGGGTCAGCGCGGGGTTGGCGTACCCGTTGCCGCCAGCTCGACCGGAGCCGCGACGGCGGGCGCCGCAGCGAGGTCGTCGGGACCGGCAAGGGAGGCAGAGGCCGAGGCGGAGGTGTTCGCGGCCTCGGCCCGGGCCCGGCGGGTACGACGCAGCGCCCGCACCGCGAGCACCAGCGCGGCCAGCCAGCCGGCGGCCAGCAGGGCGTACACGGTGGGTCGGGCCGGGCCGTCCAACTCGGCGGAGCGGATCAACGTGCGGGCGTTGGTCAGCACGATCACGCCGCCGACCGCCGCGCCGAGCAGTTGAGCGGGCACGATACGCACCAGCCAGGCGGCCAGCGGTGCGGCGATGATCCCGCCGACCAGTAGCGCGGCGACGGTGGGGAGCAGGAACCCCTCGGTGCCGAGCCCGATCAGGAAGCCGACGCTGGCCGCGCCGGCCACCACGAACTCGGCGGTGTCCACCGAGCCGATCACCTTGCGTGGCTCCAACCGGCCGGAGACCAGGAGCGCCGGAGTCGCCACCGGCCCCCACCCGCCGCCGCCGGTTGCGTCGACGAAGCCGGCGACCAGGCCCAGGGGTCCGAGGAAACGACCACGCAGCCGCCCACCGACCCGATCGGTACGCAGCGGTCGAGCGAAGCGGACCAGCAGGTACGCGCCGATCGTGAAGAGGATGCCGGCCATCCACGGCGCGGCCGACTCGGTGGAGATCGAGCTGAGCAGGGTGGCACCGGCGAAGGCGCCGATCGCGCCGGGCAGGGCGATGCGGGTCACCACCGCCCAGTCGACGTTGCCGAACCGCCAGTGCGCGACCCCGGCGGCGAGCGTGGTGCCGATCTCCGCCAGGTGCACCGAGGCCGAGGCGGCGGCCGGAGCGACCCCGGCGACCAGCAGCAGAGTGGACGAGGTCAGCCCGTACGCCATGCCGAGCGAACCGTCGATCAACTGCGCGGCGAGCCCGACCAGAGCGAGGATCAGCAGCTTGCGCACGAGCGCCCCCTGACTTTTCGATATCTCCTATCGACTTGGTCGACAATGCGCCACGGGACTGCCGGGGTCAAGCACCAGATCGGTGGATGGGACGCGCTCGTGCGGCACGCCGCAACAGAAGTCGCCGTCCGGCACGAACCACGCGAGACCGCGAAGCCACCGCGCAGCACTAACGACGCGAAGCCGCCGAGGGGCAGGCCGTCAGATCCAGGCGCGCGGGTCGGCGACCAGCTCGGTGACGCGCGGGGGCATGGTGCCCGCGGCCACGTCGGCGATGCTGACCAGGTCCAGGATCTCCCGCTCGCTCGCCCGCAACGCGATCCAGACTTCCTGGAGCGCGCGCGCCGGGCCGTGGTAGCCGAGCTGCTCCGGGCGCTGCCCGCGTACGTGGGCGAGCGGCCCGTCGATCACCCGGATCACCTCGGCGAGGGTGATCTCCTCGGCGGGGCGGGCCAACCAGTATCCGCCCTCCGGACCGCGCTGGGCGTGCACGATGCCGCCCCGGCGCAACTGGAGCAGGATGCTTTCCAGGAACTTCGGCGGGATTTCCTGGGCACGGGCGATCTGGTCGGCCGTGACCGGCCGGCCGCGCCCAGGACCACTGGCCGTCGCGGCAAGCTCAGCGGCCGCGCGGAGGGCGTAGTCGACCCGGGCGGAGAGGCGCATGCCGGCAAGGTTAGCCGCTGGTCAGTCGGCCGAGCGGCCGACCCTCGGTCGCCCGGGCACGCATCGATAAGAACTCGCGCCATTCGCGTCCGTTCCGGTCGCCGTCGAGGACCAGTGAAGTAGCTCATGAACCACCGTTTGGTGGGCGCAAAAATGCCAGCATGGAGCGTCCTTATGCTGGGCGAGGGTACGACTGTCAGACCGCTTGAGCGACGCCGGGCAGCATATTGATACACATCGGGGGGAAGGCAAACACGATGACCGATATCGCCACACGCACCTGGGATGGCATGACCATCCCGGTCGCCGGCACCTATCTTCTCGATCAGGCGCACAAGCGGATCGGTTTCCTGTCCCGGCACATGATGGTGAGCCCGGTGCGCGGCGAGTTCGCCGAGGCCACGGCACAGATCTTCGTGGCGGAGGACCCGCTGCTCTCCTCGGTGACGGCGACCATCGCGTCGGCGAGCATCACCACCGGCAGCGCCGACCGGGACACGCATCTGAAGAGTGCCGATTTCCTCGATGTGGAGCGTTACCCCACGCTCGAATATCGAAGCACCGGGATCAAGTGGCAGGGCAACGAGGACCCCATCTTCCAGTGGGCCCGTCTGCGCAGCCATCGGCTCGGTGGGCGAGGCCGGAGTCCCATTGTCCCGCCGCAGTCCGACGGCACACCCGGCCGATTCGTGCTCACCGGTGAGTTGACGGTGAAGGGAATCACGCGGGCTGTCGACCTTGAGGTGAATTTCGGTGGCGCTCGTACTGATCCGTACGGGCAGAACATCTTTGGATTCAGCGCGATGGCCGAAATCAACCGTGAGGACTACGGCCTGATCTGGAATGTCATGCTCGAGAGCGGCGGGGTGCTGGTCGGCAAGACGGTGCAGATCGAAATCGCCGGCGAGGCTATCTACCAGGCCTGACGGCGCTTCATCCCCGCCACGACGCTCCCGTTGCGGGTGCGCGCCTGGCGGGGATGATCGACCGTCTCAGGCGCCTACGCGACGCAGCAGACCTTCCTGGACGGCGCTGGCGATCTGCTGGCCGTCCGTGGTGAACATCCGGCCGGTGGCCAGCCCACGCGCACCGGACGCCGACGGGCTCAAGCAGTCGTAGAGGAACCACTCGTCGGCGCGGAACGGCCGGTGGAACCACAGGGCGTGGTCGAGGCTCGCGCCGACCAACCCGCCCGGCCCCCACACCTCCCCGTGCGCGGAGAGCACCGAGTCCAGCAGGGTGAGGTCCGACGCGTAGGTGAGCGCGCAGGCGTGCAGCAGTGGATCGTCCGGCAGTTTGCCGTCGATCCGCATCCAGACGCGCTGGTGCGGGTCGGCGGGTCGGTCGCCGGGGCGGACCCAGCCGGGCTCGCCGACGTAGCGCACGTCGATCGGGCGCGGGATCTGACCCCAGATGCCCAGCCGCTCCGGGTAACGGGAGAGCCGGTCGTTCATCGTCGGCACGTCCTGCGGCGGGGGTACGTCCAGTGGGGCCGGGGCCTGGTGGTCCAGACCCTCCTCGGCCCGCTGGAACGACGCCGACATGAAGAAGATCGGCTTACCGTGCTGGAGGGCGACGGAGCGGCGCACCGAGAAGGACCGGCCGTCGCGGATGTTCTCCACCTGGTATTCGATCGGCTCGACGGGGTCGCCGGGGCGGACGAAGTAACCGTGCAGCGAGTGCACGAACCGCTCCGGATCGACCGTGCGGCCGGCGGCGACCAGGGCCTGACCCGCTACCTGGCCGCCGTACACCCGTTGTGGGCCGACCGGGGGGCTCATCCCCCGGAAGGTCATTTCCCCGGTCGGGTCGAGGTCCAACACTTCCAGCAGCTGGTCCACCGCCGCCTGGCCGACCGCGACCCGACCGTCGCTCACTGCAGGGCCCGCGCCGACGCCGCGTCGACCAGCGAGCCGAGCTGGTGGACGCGCAGCGTGTTGGTCGAGCCGGGGGTGCCGGGCGGGCTGCCCGCCACGATCACCACGTAGTCACCGGGGTTGGCCCGGTTGAGGCCGAGCAGCGCCTGGTCGACCTGGCGGAACATGTCGTCGGTGTGCTGCACGAACGGCATCAGGAAGGTCTCCACGCCCCAGGTGAGGGCGAGCTGGTCGCGCACCTCGGGGACCGGCGTGAAGGCCAGCAGCGGCAGGTCGCAGTGCAGGCGGGACAGCCGTCGGACGGTGTCACCGGTCTGCGAGAAGGCGACGAGCGCCTTGGCGTTGATGGCCCGGGCGATCGACGAGGCGGCAACGGTGAGCGCGCCACCGTGGGTACGCGGGTCGTGCTGCAGCCGGGGCACCCCGATCGAGCCGGACTCGGTGGTCGTCACGATCTTGGCCATGGTGCTGACGGTCAGCACCGGGTACTTGCCGACGCTGGTCTCGCCGGAGAGCATCACCGCGTCCGCGCCGTCGAGCACCGCGTTGGCGACGTCGGAGGCCTCCGCCCGGGTGGGGCGGGAATTTTCGATCATGGAGTCGAGCATCTGGGTGGCCACGATGACCGGCTTGGCGTTCTCCCGGCACAACTGCACGGCGCGCTTCTGCACCAGGGGGACCTGGTCCAGCGGCATCTCGACGCCGAGGTCACCGCGGGCGACCATCACGCCGTCGAAGGCCAGCACGATGGCTTCGAGGTGCTCCACGGCCTCCGGCTTCTCGACCTTGGCCAGCACCGGCCGGAACACGTTCTCCTCGGCCATGATGCCGTGGACGAGCTTGATGTCCTCGGCCGAGCGGACGAAGGAGAGCGCGACCAGGTCGACGCCGAGGCCGAGGGAGAAGCGCAGGTCCTCGGCGTCCTTCTCCGACATGGCGGGCACGCTGACCGCCACGTTGGGCAGCGAGACGCCCTTGTTGTTGGAGACCGGGCCACCCTCGGTGACCAGGCAGCGGATGTCGTTGCCGGTGACGTCGGTGACCTCGACGGCGACCCGACCGTCGTCGATCAGCAGCCGGTCACCGGGCTTCACCTCCTGCGGCAGCTTGCGATAGGTGCAGGAGACCCGCTCCTTGGTGCCGAGAATGTCGTCACCGGTGATCACCACCGAGTCGCCGGTGCGCCACTCGTGGGGGCCGTCGGCGAACTTGCCGAGGCGGATCTTGGGGCCCTGCAGGTCGGCGAGGACCGCCACGGGCTTACCTGCCGCCTCGGACGCCTCCCGGACCAGTCGATAGACCGCCTCGTGATCGGCGTGGCTGCCGTGGCTGAAGTTGAGCCTCGCCACGTTCATGCCGGCTTCGACGAGACCCCGGATGCGCTCCGGGGACGAGGTGGCGGGACCAAGGGTGCAGACGATCTTCACACGGCGTGTCACGCCCATCAGGCTAGTCTCTCCTTCAGGTCGGACTCGGGGCCGACCCATTGCAGGCAGCGGAACATGTGTCCAACAACGCGCGGTGCGCGTCGGGCCGGCGGGCGGAACCGCACCGGGAACGTTGTGGCGACGGGCAACGGCGACCGCGCGCCGGGAATCGTACGCCTCCGTTGACGTGCGCTGTCGGGGTGCTCCCGACAGAGGCTCACCGTGGATGCCCCGACGAGGGCAGGGTGGGCACCGCGGTGAGCAGGTCACGCGGGTCGTAGTGGCGCTTCGCCCGGCGCAGCCGCGCCCAGTTCGTGCCGTAGGCGAGCCGGACCCGGTCGGTCTCCTCCGGGGCGAGCAGGTTGGGGTAACCACCGGGCAGGGCGTGCGGAGCGAGGGCCGCCGAGGGGCGCTCGGCCCACTCCCGGTGCGGCCCGGACTGGTCGCCGGGTGCCCAGACCGAGATGATCTCGGTCAGCAGGTGGTCGCGACGCAGGCCGAACGCCGTGTCGGCGAGCCGGACCCGGGTGGCCGCACCGTGGAAGTGGTGCAGGGCCAGCGCGGAGAACGGCGAGCTGACCTGCCGGGCCGCGTCGACGAGCACATCCACGGCACCGTCGGTCAGCGCGGGCAGCCAGCGGGTACGCAGCAGGTAGTGGTTGCCGTCGACCATTCCGCCGTCGAACATCCGCAGCGCGTCCGCGTACGGCATCGGGGCGATCTGGTCGACCAACGGGGTGCCCAGCGCGCGCAGCCGCTCCAGCCACGGCAACCCGACGTCCAGGTCCGGGCCGCTGTAGAACGGGCAGACGAAGACCACGGGCTCACCGGCCGGGCCGGGCAGGAAGCCGGCCATCACGGTCAGCTCGTCCGGGGCCTCTGCGATCAGCGCGCCGTAACCGCGCAGCACGGCCGGCGCCTCGGCCAGCGTGAACATGATCATGCCGGCCAGCACGGCGGGCAGCCGATGCGCACGGAAGCGCAGCTCGGTGACGATGCCGAGGTTTCCACCGCCGCC
The nucleotide sequence above comes from Micromonospora luteifusca. Encoded proteins:
- a CDS encoding RrF2 family transcriptional regulator, encoding MRLSARVDYALRAAAELAATASGPGRGRPVTADQIARAQEIPPKFLESILLQLRRGGIVHAQRGPEGGYWLARPAEEITLAEVIRVIDGPLAHVRGQRPEQLGYHGPARALQEVWIALRASEREILDLVSIADVAAGTMPPRVTELVADPRAWI
- a CDS encoding YceI family protein, with amino-acid sequence MTDIATRTWDGMTIPVAGTYLLDQAHKRIGFLSRHMMVSPVRGEFAEATAQIFVAEDPLLSSVTATIASASITTGSADRDTHLKSADFLDVERYPTLEYRSTGIKWQGNEDPIFQWARLRSHRLGGRGRSPIVPPQSDGTPGRFVLTGELTVKGITRAVDLEVNFGGARTDPYGQNIFGFSAMAEINREDYGLIWNVMLESGGVLVGKTVQIEIAGEAIYQA
- a CDS encoding FAD-binding oxidoreductase, whose product is MISAATGDVATAAARLRALLGDRLHEPGDPGFVTTTRLWNGAVRRAPVLVAQCLNDDEVADAVRIAARCHLALSVRSGGHDWAGRALRDGGLVLDLTGLREVRVDPDAATVTIGGGATAAELLAAARAYDLVVPTGVVGDVGMAGLTLAGGYGPLCGRFGLSLDNLLGAEVVLAGGRRVTADPRHDAELYWALRGGGGNLGIVTELRFRAHRLPAVLAGMIMFTLAEAPAVLRGYGALIAEAPDELTVMAGFLPGPAGEPVVFVCPFYSGPDLDVGLPWLERLRALGTPLVDQIAPMPYADALRMFDGGMVDGNHYLLRTRWLPALTDGAVDVLVDAARQVSSPFSALALHHFHGAATRVRLADTAFGLRRDHLLTEIISVWAPGDQSGPHREWAERPSAALAPHALPGGYPNLLAPEETDRVRLAYGTNWARLRRAKRHYDPRDLLTAVPTLPSSGHPR
- a CDS encoding acyl-CoA thioesterase; protein product: MSDGRVAVGQAAVDQLLEVLDLDPTGEMTFRGMSPPVGPQRVYGGQVAGQALVAAGRTVDPERFVHSLHGYFVRPGDPVEPIEYQVENIRDGRSFSVRRSVALQHGKPIFFMSASFQRAEEGLDHQAPAPLDVPPPQDVPTMNDRLSRYPERLGIWGQIPRPIDVRYVGEPGWVRPGDRPADPHQRVWMRIDGKLPDDPLLHACALTYASDLTLLDSVLSAHGEVWGPGGLVGASLDHALWFHRPFRADEWFLYDCLSPSASGARGLATGRMFTTDGQQIASAVQEGLLRRVGA
- a CDS encoding sulfite exporter TauE/SafE family protein, whose protein sequence is MRKLLILALVGLAAQLIDGSLGMAYGLTSSTLLLVAGVAPAAASASVHLAEIGTTLAAGVAHWRFGNVDWAVVTRIALPGAIGAFAGATLLSSISTESAAPWMAGILFTIGAYLLVRFARPLRTDRVGGRLRGRFLGPLGLVAGFVDATGGGGWGPVATPALLVSGRLEPRKVIGSVDTAEFVVAGAASVGFLIGLGTEGFLLPTVAALLVGGIIAAPLAAWLVRIVPAQLLGAAVGGVIVLTNARTLIRSAELDGPARPTVYALLAAGWLAALVLAVRALRRTRRARAEAANTSASASASLAGPDDLAAAPAVAAPVELAATGTPTPR
- the pyk gene encoding pyruvate kinase; translated protein: MGVTRRVKIVCTLGPATSSPERIRGLVEAGMNVARLNFSHGSHADHEAVYRLVREASEAAGKPVAVLADLQGPKIRLGKFADGPHEWRTGDSVVITGDDILGTKERVSCTYRKLPQEVKPGDRLLIDDGRVAVEVTDVTGNDIRCLVTEGGPVSNNKGVSLPNVAVSVPAMSEKDAEDLRFSLGLGVDLVALSFVRSAEDIKLVHGIMAEENVFRPVLAKVEKPEAVEHLEAIVLAFDGVMVARGDLGVEMPLDQVPLVQKRAVQLCRENAKPVIVATQMLDSMIENSRPTRAEASDVANAVLDGADAVMLSGETSVGKYPVLTVSTMAKIVTTTESGSIGVPRLQHDPRTHGGALTVAASSIARAINAKALVAFSQTGDTVRRLSRLHCDLPLLAFTPVPEVRDQLALTWGVETFLMPFVQHTDDMFRQVDQALLGLNRANPGDYVVIVAGSPPGTPGSTNTLRVHQLGSLVDAASARALQ
- a CDS encoding pyridoxal-dependent decarboxylase: MSAPHMDPAEFRRAGHAVVDWIADYWTTLEQRPVAPADPPGTVTAALPAAPPTAGGEPVEAVLADLDSIVLPGLTHWQHPGFFGYFPANTSGPSVLGDLVSSGLGVQGMLWATSPACTELETVLMDWLAQLMDLPQRFHSTGAGGGVIQDSASSATLVATLAALHRASGGRWRDTGIDRRYRAYTSIHGHSSIEKAARIAGLGADGVRPIQVDPDTQALLPDALRAAIKADLAAGDVPAIVVATIGTTSTTAVDPLPEIGAICAEYGIWLHVDAAYAGAAAVCPELRWSHAGLEYADSYCFDPHKWLLTGFDCDAFWVADRAELIEALTVLPEFLRNAASESGAVIDYRDWQVPLGRRFRALKLWFVLRWYGAEGLRAHIRSGVALAGRFAERVRADDRFELAAAHPFSLVCFRLRADDDVNAALLAGVNSTGRVHLTHTRVAGRYTLRLAVGSPQTTEVHIDEAWALLANTAKDLLTP